The Desulfoscipio gibsoniae DSM 7213 genome contains a region encoding:
- the tnpB gene encoding IS66 family insertion sequence element accessory protein TnpB (TnpB, as the term is used for proteins encoded by IS66 family insertion elements, is considered an accessory protein, since TnpC, encoded by a neighboring gene, is a DDE family transposase.): protein MLTNTGLERVYLACGSTDLRKSIDGLAVLVKEAFALDPFSTCIFVFCNRKRDKLKILQWEHNGFWLHYRRLEKGKFQWPAKDSAGTVTSVSHRELRWLLDGLSLNQQQAHPEVTARTIL, encoded by the coding sequence ATGCTGACCAACACTGGCCTGGAACGGGTTTACCTGGCCTGCGGCAGCACCGACTTGCGTAAATCAATTGACGGATTGGCGGTTTTAGTAAAAGAAGCATTTGCACTGGACCCGTTCTCTACCTGCATCTTTGTGTTCTGTAACCGGAAACGCGATAAACTCAAGATCCTCCAGTGGGAGCATAATGGTTTTTGGCTTCATTATCGCCGGCTGGAGAAAGGAAAGTTTCAATGGCCGGCCAAAGATAGTGCGGGAACGGTTACATCTGTTAGCCACCGTGAGTTACGTTGGCTATTGGATGGTCTATCGCTCAATCAACAGCAAGCCCATCCCGAGGTTACGGCAAGAACAATTTTATGA
- the tnpC gene encoding IS66 family transposase, whose amino-acid sequence MNSTAKIVEELQNKCTELEQKNAELMAKVRWFEEQFRLSQQRRFGRSSEQSQPEQLQLQFFNEPEIEAKPPSEEPSVEEITYRRRKKQGHREQLLEDLPVETIDYYLPAQEQVCSCCGGPLHEMSTEVRQELKIIPAQVSVVRHVRHVYACRRCEQKDTKTPIVTAPMPAPVLPGSLVSPSAMAHIMTQKYVEGMPLYRQEQQLARLGIGLSRQTLANWMLQGANRWLRPLYDRMHEHLLKQDILHADETTLQVLHEQGRSAGSTSYIWLYRTGRAGPAMVLYDYQTTRASKHPRRFLAGFKGYLHVDGYAGYNGLPDVTLVGCWAHARRKFDEALKALPAEQRGAVVAAKEGLNFCNRLFAIEHELREATPEERHVARQERSRPLLEAFSAWLKYQSPRVLPKSAFGQAIHYCHNQWNKLAAFLQDGRLELDNNRSERSIKPFVIGRKNWLFANTPRGANASATIYSIVESAKENGLNPFSYLQYLFERLPNIDIENRNALDELLPWSVALPSTCRVNNK is encoded by the coding sequence ATGAACAGCACAGCTAAAATAGTTGAAGAACTTCAAAATAAATGCACTGAGTTGGAGCAAAAAAATGCTGAATTAATGGCTAAAGTCAGATGGTTTGAAGAACAGTTTCGTCTAAGCCAACAGCGTCGTTTCGGTCGCTCCAGTGAACAGAGCCAACCGGAGCAATTACAGCTGCAGTTTTTTAATGAGCCCGAAATAGAAGCTAAACCGCCTTCAGAGGAACCTAGCGTTGAGGAAATTACCTACCGCCGCCGTAAGAAACAGGGACACCGTGAGCAGCTGCTGGAAGATTTGCCGGTGGAAACCATCGACTACTATCTACCTGCCCAAGAGCAGGTATGTTCATGTTGCGGTGGACCATTACATGAAATGAGCACCGAGGTCAGGCAAGAGCTTAAGATTATTCCGGCCCAGGTAAGTGTCGTCAGACATGTACGTCACGTCTACGCTTGCCGCCGCTGCGAACAAAAAGACACCAAAACCCCTATCGTGACTGCACCTATGCCGGCGCCTGTACTGCCGGGGAGTCTGGTTTCCCCTTCCGCTATGGCCCACATCATGACCCAAAAGTATGTTGAAGGTATGCCGCTTTATCGTCAGGAACAGCAATTGGCCCGTCTTGGAATAGGGCTGTCCCGTCAGACCTTGGCCAATTGGATGCTCCAGGGTGCCAACAGATGGCTTCGCCCACTTTACGATAGGATGCATGAGCATCTGTTGAAACAAGATATCCTGCATGCCGATGAGACTACTCTGCAGGTGCTGCATGAACAAGGCCGGTCAGCAGGAAGCACCTCTTACATATGGCTATACCGTACCGGGCGGGCAGGGCCGGCAATGGTTCTTTACGACTACCAAACGACCCGGGCAAGCAAGCATCCGCGCCGGTTCTTAGCCGGCTTCAAGGGTTACTTGCATGTAGACGGCTATGCCGGTTACAATGGATTGCCGGACGTGACTCTGGTTGGATGCTGGGCCCATGCCCGGCGTAAGTTTGATGAAGCGCTAAAAGCCTTACCAGCTGAACAGCGCGGTGCAGTAGTAGCCGCCAAAGAGGGGCTGAATTTCTGCAACCGACTTTTTGCTATAGAACATGAGCTTCGCGAGGCCACTCCCGAGGAACGCCATGTAGCCCGCCAAGAGCGCAGCCGTCCATTGCTAGAGGCTTTTTCAGCATGGCTAAAATACCAAAGTCCTAGAGTGCTGCCTAAAAGCGCTTTTGGTCAAGCTATTCATTACTGCCACAACCAATGGAACAAGCTCGCAGCCTTCCTGCAAGACGGACGACTGGAGCTGGATAACAATCGAAGTGAGCGTTCGATTAAACCGTTTGTGATCGGACGCAAAAATTGGCTATTTGCCAACACCCCGCGTGGCGCCAATGCCAGTGCAACGATTTACAGCATTGTTGAATCGGCTAAGGAAAATGGCTTAAATCCGTTTAGCTATCTGCAATATCTTTTTGAAAGGCTTCCCAATATAGATATCGAAAACCGAAATGCCCTAGATGAGCTACTTCCCTGGTCGGTTGCTTTGCCTTCGACTTGTCGAGTAAACAATAAATAG